The following coding sequences lie in one Anoplolepis gracilipes chromosome 4, ASM4749672v1, whole genome shotgun sequence genomic window:
- the Para gene encoding sodium voltage-gated channel paralytic isoform X11, which yields MSEDSDSISEEERSLFRPFTRESLAAIEARIAEEEARQRELQQRRAEGEGGYGRKKKKKEVRYDDEDEDEGPQPDPMFEQGGPIPVRMHNDFPPELASTPLEDIDSFYHNQRTFVVISKGKDIFRFSATDAMWMLDPFNPIRRVAIYILVHPLFSLFIITTILVNCILMIMPTTPTIESTEVIFTGIYTFESAVKVMARGFILQPFTYLRDAWNWLDFVVIALAYVTMGIDLGNLAALRTFRVLRALKTVAIVPGLKTIVGAVIESVKNLRDVIILTMFSLSVFALMGLQIYMGVLTQKCIKNFPEDGSWGNFTAENWERFNSNSSNWYVDEAKNMPLCGNSSGAGQCLPGYTCLQGYGENPNYGYTSFDTFGWALLSAFRLMTQDYWENLYQLVLRSAGPWHMLFFIVIIFLGSFYLVNLILAIVAMSYDELQKKAEEEEAAEEEAMREAEEAALAKENKAAAKEAAREAAAAAREAAAVAAEQIVKSPSDFSCHSYELFVGQEKGNDDNNKEKMSIRSIESVSDQRHIKQINNNHSAANKVRKVSAASLSLPGSPFNLRRSSRGSHQFTIRNGRGRCFVPPGGDRKPLVLSTYLDAQEHLPYADDSNAVTPMSEENGTIVVPVYYANLGSRHSSYTSHASRLSYTSHGDLAFPGIRGIDSIGKQITKQEQILRNRTNKQTTPANGHVTDTNQKSYHFETDLEDPMGKTKQQDNPFIEPSQQHTVVDMKDVMVLNDIIEQAAGRQSQTPEQGVSTYYFPTDDDEEGPTFKDKLLAGMFRCIDIFCVWDCCWLWLEFQKYVSLLVFDPFVELFITLCIVVNTLFMALDHHDMDKDMERVLKSGNYFFTATFGIEATLKLIAMSPKYYFQEGWNIFDFIIVALSLLELGLEGVQGLSVLRSFRLLRVFKLAKSWPTLNLLISIMGRTVGALGNLTFVLCIIIFIFAVMGMQLFGKNYIDNVHYFPDEELPRWNFTDFMHSFMIVFRVLCGEWIESMWDCMLVGDVSCIPFFLATVVIGNLVVLNLFLALLLSNFGSSNLSAPTADNDTNKIAEAIDRIARFIKWIKRNILYIAKLMRAKLTNQISDQAPGEGPSNSWKEDGIDRDGDLDLADGELDAYRDKKSAKELNQLEVAIGDGMEFTIHGDLKNKLKRGKLCMNNTKVIANSINHHDYRLDNDYINQNEDDTISNKSYGSHKNRAFKDESHKGSMDSLNGEEKKDASKEDLEQEEDLEDEGEEGDELDVDIIHADEDPIQSNYPSDCCPENCYKKFPFLAGDDDAPFWQGWANLRLKTFRLIENKYFETAVITMILLSSLALALEDVHLQQRPVLQDILYYMDRIFTVIFFLEMLIKWLALGFRKYFTNAWCWLDFIIVMVSLINFVASLCGAGGIQAFKTMRTLRALRPLRAMSRMQGMRVVVNALVQAIPSIFNVLLVCLIFWLIFAIMGVQLFAGKYYKCVDVNKTTLSYEIIPDRNACFAENYTWENSPMNFDHVGKAYLCLFQVATFKGWIQIMNDAIDSREVGKQPIRETNIYMYLYFVFFIIFGSFFTLNLFIGVIIDNFNEQKKKAGGSLEMFMTEDQKKYYNAMKKMGNKKPLKAIPRPRWRPQAIVFEIVTDKKFDMIIMLFIGLNMLTMTLDHYQQTATFSNVLDYLNMIFIVIFTSECLMKIFALRYHYFKEPWNLFDFVVVILSILGLVLSDIIEKYFVSPTLLRVVRVAKVGRVLRLVKGAKGIRTLLFALAMSLPALFNICLLLFLVMFIFAIFGMSFFMHVKDKSGLDDVYNFKTFGQSMILLFQMSTSAGWDGVLDGIINEEDCQEPNNEIGYPGNCGSSTIGIAYLLSYLVISFLIVINMYIAVILENYSQATEDVQEGLTDDDYDMYYEIWQQFDPDGTQYIRYDQLSEFLDVLEPPLQIHKPNKYKIVSMDIPICKGDLMFCVDILDALTKDFFARKGNPIEETGDLGEVQARPDEVGYEPVSSTLWRQREEYCARLIQNAWRKHKQQRLGGPSEESDDPDTDLCVRQTKVLVESDGYVTKNGHRVVIHSRSPSVTSRTADV from the exons GTACGATAtgacgacgaggacgaggacgaagGTCCTCAGCCGGATCCGATGTTCGAGCAGGGAGGGCCGATTCCGGTCCGAATGCACAACGACTTTCCACCCGAGTTGGCCTCCACACCTCTCGAGGATATCGATAGCTTCTACCACAATCAAAGG ACCTTCGTCGTCATTAGCAAAGGAAAGGACATATTCAGGTTTTCAGCAACGGACGCGATGTGGATGCTCGATCCGTTCAACCCAATACGGCGTGTGGCCATTTACATATTGGTTCACCCGCTCTTTTCCCTTTTCATCATCACCACGATATTGGTTAACTGTATACTTATGATCATGCCCACTACGCCCACCATCGAGTCCACCGA AGTGATATTTACGGGCATCTACACATTTGAGTCCGCCGTTAAGGTGATGGCGAGGGGTTTCATTCTGCAGCCTTTTACCTATCTTAGAGATGCATGGAATTGGCTCGACTTCGTAGTTATAGCTTTAGC TTATGTGACGATGGGCATAGATCTAGGCAACCTTGCCGCTCTCAGGACATTTCGAGTCCTCCGAGCCTTGAAGACTGTCGCTATTGTACCAG GTCTGAAAACCATTGTCGGCGCTGTGATAGAATCCGTGAAGAACCTGCGCGATGTGATAATCCTGACGATGTTCTCCCTCTCCGTCTTTGCGCTTATGGGCCTTCAGATTTACATGGGGGTCCTCACGCAAAAGTGTATAAAAAACTTTCCTGAGGACGGCTCCTGGGGTAATTTCACCGCCGAGAATTGGGAGCGATTCAATAGTAACTCAA GTAATTGGTACGTGGACGAGGCCAAAAATATGCCCTTATGCGGAAATTCATCGGGGGCGGG GCAGTGCCTTCCCGGCTACACGTGTTTACAAGGATATGGCGAGAATCCGAATTACGGTTACACGAGCTTCGATACTTTCGGCTGGGCGTTGCTCTCCGCTTTCCGTCTCATGACTCAGGATTATTGGGAAAATCTGTATCAACTGGTATTGAGATCAGCTGGACCGTGGCACATGCTCTTCTTCATCGTCATCATCTTCCTCGGATCCTTCTATCTCGTCAACTTGATTCTCGCTATTGTCGCGATGTCGTACGACGAGTTGCAAAAGAAGGCCGAAGAGGAAGAGGCTGCCGAGGAAGAAGCTATGAGA GAAGCCGAGGAAGCTGCACTGGCGAAGGAGAACAAGGCTGCAGCAAAAGAGGCAGCACGAGAGGCCGCCGCAGCCGCGAGGGAAGCCGCAGCGGTGGCTGCCGAACAGATTGTCAAGTCCCCATCGGATTTTTCGTGTCACAGTTACGAGCTGTTCGTCGGCCAGGAGAAGGGTAACGACGACAACAACAAGGAGAAGATGAGCATACGTTCAATCGAGTCCGTCAGCGATCAGAGGCACATCAAGCAGATCAACAACAACCACAGCGCTGCCAATAAAGTGCGAAAAGTCAGCGCC GCGAGCCTGAGCCTACCCGGCTCACCGTTCAATCTGCGACGCAGCAGCCGTGGCAGCCACCAATTTACAATACGCAATGGTCGCGGTCGATGCTTCGTCCCCCCGGGCGGTGACCGGAAGCCCCTCGTGCTGTCAACGTACCTGGACGCCCAGGAGCATCTACCCTACGCCGACGACTCGAACGCGGTCACGCCTATGTCCGAGGAGAACGGCACGATCGTGGTGCCGGTGTACTATGCGAATCTCGGCTCCCGTCACTCGTCGTACACCTCCCACGCCTCGCGGCTCTCCTACACGTCCCACGGCGACCTGGCGTTCCCCGGTATCCGCGGCATCGACAGCATCGGCAAACAGATCACCAAGCAGGAGCAGATCCTCAGGAATCGCACCAACAAACAGACGACGCCTGCCAACGGCCATGTTACCGACACCAATCAGAAGTCCTATCACTTT GAAACCGATCTGGAGGATCCCATGGGCAAGACCAAGCAACAAGACAATCCGTTTATCGAGCCGTCTCAGCAGCACACGGTGGTCGACATGAAGG ACGTGATGGTGTTAAACGACATCATCGAGCAGGCTGCCGGTCGCCAGAGTCAGACGCCGGAGCAAGGAG TTTCGACCTATTACTTTCCGACAGACGACGATGAAGAAGGGCCTACGTTCAAGGACAAGTTATTGGCCGGAATGTTCCGTTGTATCGACATCTTTTGCGTCTGGGACTGCTGCTGGCTCTGGCTCGAGTTTCAAAAGTACGTGTCCTTGTTGGTCTTTGATCCGTTCGTAGAACTCTTCATCACGCTCTGCATCGTCGTCAATACGCTCTTCATGGCGTTGGATCACCACGATATGGACAAAGATATGGAGAGAGTTCTCAAATCTGGCAATTAC TTCTTCACCGCAACATTCGGTATCGAAGCCACTCTGAAGTTGATAGCGATGAgtccaaaatattattttcaagaagGCTGGAACATCTTTGACTTTATAATCGTCGCTCTTTCACTTCTGGAGTTGGGTCTGGAAGGTGTACAAGGTCTATCGGTATTACGATCATTCAGATTG CTAAGAGTGTTCAAGTTGGCTAAATCGTGGCCTACGCTGAATCTGCTAATCTCCATCATGGGCAGAACGGTGGGTGCGCTGGGTAATTTGACGTTCGTATTGTGCATCATTATCTTCATCTTCGCCGTGATGGGTATGCAGCTTTTCGGCAAGAATTACATCGACAACGTTCACTACTTCCCGGACGAGGAGTTGCCCAGATGGAACTTTACCGATTTCATGCACTCTTTCATGATCGTTTTCCGAGTACTATGCGGAGAGTGGATTGAGTCTATGTGGGATTGCATGCTGGTGGGCGATGTCTCTTGTATACCATTCTTCTTAGCTACCGTCGTCATCGGTAACTTGGTC GTCCTGAACCTCTTCTTAGCTCTGTTGCTCAGCAACTTTGGCTCGTCAAATCTGTCAGCCCCGACCGCGGACAACGACACGAACAAGATCGCGGAGGCGATCGATCGCATAGCGCGTTTCATTAAGTGGATCAAGCgaaatattctttacattGCTAAATTGATGCGAGCCAAACTCACCAATCAGATATCCGATCAGGCGCCAGGTGAGGGACCGTCCAACAGTTGGAAAGAAG ATGGGATTGATCGCGATGGGGACCTAGATCTTGCAGATGGCGAATTGGATGCGTACAGAGACAAGAAGAGCGCCAAAGAGCTCAACCAGCTTGAAGTAGCCATTGGCGATGGGATGGAGTTCACCATTCACG GAGATTTGAAGAACAAGCTGAAGAGAGGCAAGCTGTGCATGAACAATACAAAGGTTATCGCGAATTCAATTAATCACCACGATTATAGACTCGACAACGATTATATTAATCAGAACGAGGATGACACCATCAG TAATAAATCATACGGCAGCCACAAAAACCGGGCATTTAAGGACGAAAGTCACAAAGGCAGTATGGACTCGTTGAATGGCGAGGAGAAGAAAGATGCCAGCAAAGAAGATTTGGAGCAGGAAGAAG ATCTAGAAGACGAGGGCGAAGAAGGTGACGAGCTCGACGTCGACATCATACACGCGGACGAAGATCCCATTCAATCGAATTATCCTTCCGACTGCTGTCCGGAAAATTGCTACAAGAAATTCCCATTCCTGGCCGGTGATGACGACGCTCCGTTTTGGCAAGGTTGGGCGAACCTGCGATTAAAGACCTTCCGGCTGATCGAGAACAAGTACTTCGAGACTGCCGTCATCACCATGATCCTTCTGAGTAGCTTGGCCTTG GCTTTGGAGGACGTTCATCTGCAACAACGACCTGTCCTACAGGACATATTGTATTACATGGACCGAATATTCACTGTGATATTCTTCCTCGAGATGTTGATCAAGTGGCTGGCTCTAGGATTTAGGAAGTATTTCACAAACGCCTGGTGCTGGCTCGACTTCATCATCGTCATG GTATCGCTCATTAACTTCGTAGCGTCGCTCTGTGGCGCTGGCGGGATTCAAGCCTTCAAAACAATGCGGACCCTAAGGGCCCTAAGGCCGCTCAGGGCGATGTCTAGAATGCAGGGGATGCGG GTAGTCGTTAATGCCTTGGTCCAAGCCATTCCATCTATCTTCAACGTGTTGCTGGTATGCCTTATTTTCTGGCTTATATTCGCTATCATGGGAGTACAGCTATTCGCTGGCAAATATTACAAG TGCGTCGACGTGAACAAGACGACACTCAGCTACGAGATAATACCAGATCGGAACGCCTGCTTCGCAGAGAATTACACGTGGGAGAACTCACCAATGAATTTCGATCACGTCGGGAAAGCATATCTGTGCCTATTCCAAGTGGCGACTTTCAAAGGGTGGATCCAAATCATGAATGACGCGATCGATTCCAGGGAG gTCGGCAAGCAGCCGATTCGCGAAACAAACATTTACATGTACCTCTACTTCgtgtttttcattatatttggATCGTTTTTTACCCTCAACCTATTCATTGGTGTGATCATCGACAACTTTAACGAGCAAAAGAAGAAGGCTGGCGGATCCCTCGAGATGTTCATGACAGAAGATCAGAAGAAATATTACAACGCCATGAAGAAAATGGGCAATAAGAAGCCTCTGAAAGCCATTCCTCGACCGAgg TGGCGACCGCAGGCGATAGTGTTTGAAATAGTGACGGACAAAAAGTTCGATATGATAATCATGCTGTTCATTGGGCTAAACATGCTCACGATGACGTTGGACCATTATCAACAAACCGCAACGTTCAGCAATGTTCTGGACTATCTCAACATGATATTCATTGTGATATTCACCAGCGAGTGTCTCATGAAGATCTTCGCTCTGCGCTACCACTACTTCAAGGAGCCATGGAACCTCTTTGATTTTGTTGTTgttatattgtcaatattag GTCTGGTGCTCAGCgacattattgaaaaatatttcgtatcgCCGACTTTGCTTCGTGTAGTGAGAGTGGCGAAGGTCGGTCGTGTGCTTCGACTCGTGAAAGGTGCCAAGGGTATCCGAACTCTTCTCTTCGCCCTGGCGATGTCGTTGCCGGCCCTCTTTAATATTTGCCTACTGCTGTTTTTGGTGATGTTTATCTTCGCGATATTCGGAATGTCTTTCTTCATGCACGTCAAAGACAAGAGCGGACTCGACGACGTGTACAATTTCAAAACGTTTGGACAGTCCATGATACTGCTATTTCAG atGTCGACATCGGCCGGTTGGGACGGTGTTCTCGACGGTATAATAAACGAGGAGGACTGCCAGGAGCCGAACAACGAGATCGGCTACCCGGGCAACTGCGGCTCCTCGACGATCGGGATCGCTTATCTGCTCTCGTATCTCGTCATCAGCTTCCTGATCGTCATCAACATGTACATCGCCGTGATTCTCGAGAATTACTCGCAGGCCACCGAAGACGTGCAGGAGGGCCTGACGGACGACGACTATGACATGTACTACGAGATTTGGCAGCAGTTCGATCCGGACGGCACGCAGTACATCAGATACGACCAGCTGTCGGAGTTTCTTGATGTATTGGAACCCCCGTTGCAGATACATAAGCCCAATAAATACAAGATCGTGTCGATGGATATCCCCATATGTAAGGGTGACCTTATGTTTTGCGTGGATATCCTCGACGCCCTCACCAAGGACTTTTTCGCACGGAAGGGAAATCCAATCGAAGAGACGGGCGATTTAGGCGAGGTCCAGGCACGGCCCGACGAAGTCGGCTACGAGCCGGTCTCATCCACCCTGTGGCGGCAGCGCGAGGAATATTGCGCTCGTCTTATACAGAATGCCTGGAGGAAGCACAAGCAGCAACGGCTTGGCGGGCCGAGCGAGGAGAGCGACGATCCGGACACGGATCTGTGCGTACGGCAGACCAAGGTGCTGGTCGAGAGCGACGGTTACGTCACGAAGAACGGTCATCGCGTTGTCATACACAGCCGATCGCCGAGTGTCACTTCGAGAACCGCGGACGTCTGA